One genomic window of Boudabousia tangfeifanii includes the following:
- a CDS encoding amino acid permease, with the protein MAKYLDYEAEKGAVGSNRSEVTNERTLERSLTNRHIQLIAIGGAIGTGLFMGSGKTISVAGPSVILVYAIIGFFLFFVMRALGELLLSNLEYKTFADMAADLLGPWAGFMVGWTYYFCWVITAIADIVAITGYVRFWWPDVPLWLVPLATIALLLTMNMASVGIFGEMEFWFAIIKIVAIVALVVVAIGMILTGFTSPDGAEARFSNLWDHGVFPHGSAGFIAAFQIAVFAFVGIELVGTTAAETKDPEIALPKAVNAVPRRIVLFYISALAAIMCVTPWMEVSPDKSPFVGMFALAGLGMAATIVNLVVLTSAASSANSGIYSTARMLYGLALAKQAPKAFGRLNQQNVPALSLILTGTMLLASIPMLYFSDSLISAFTIVTALSSVLFIAVWTAIMASYLRYRRLRPHLHQQSTFKMPGGIVMSWLCLGFFVFILWALTQETDTLIALAISPIWFGLLALAWAVRSKLADTTPAQVGS; encoded by the coding sequence ATGGCTAAATACCTCGACTATGAGGCTGAAAAAGGTGCGGTAGGTTCAAATCGGTCCGAAGTGACTAATGAACGTACGCTTGAACGATCACTAACCAATCGTCATATACAGTTGATTGCGATCGGTGGGGCGATTGGAACCGGGCTTTTTATGGGATCGGGAAAAACCATCTCGGTGGCCGGTCCCTCAGTGATTCTGGTTTACGCCATCATCGGATTTTTCTTATTTTTTGTGATGCGAGCTTTGGGTGAGCTATTGCTTTCAAACCTAGAATATAAAACCTTTGCCGATATGGCTGCAGACCTGCTAGGGCCATGGGCAGGTTTCATGGTCGGCTGGACATATTACTTTTGTTGGGTAATCACTGCAATAGCCGATATTGTGGCAATTACCGGTTATGTGCGGTTTTGGTGGCCAGATGTCCCGTTGTGGCTAGTGCCTTTAGCGACTATCGCACTCTTACTAACGATGAATATGGCCTCCGTAGGGATATTCGGCGAAATGGAATTTTGGTTTGCGATTATTAAGATTGTTGCCATCGTTGCCCTAGTGGTTGTGGCAATTGGAATGATTCTTACTGGATTTACTAGTCCTGATGGAGCCGAAGCTCGCTTTTCAAACCTATGGGATCACGGAGTTTTCCCTCATGGTAGCGCTGGCTTTATTGCAGCTTTCCAGATCGCGGTTTTCGCTTTTGTCGGTATCGAACTTGTCGGTACTACCGCAGCCGAAACTAAGGATCCTGAGATCGCTTTGCCAAAAGCGGTTAATGCCGTTCCCAGACGAATTGTACTTTTTTATATTTCGGCACTTGCTGCCATTATGTGTGTGACCCCTTGGATGGAGGTTTCTCCAGATAAATCTCCATTCGTTGGTATGTTCGCGCTTGCAGGACTTGGCATGGCAGCCACAATTGTCAATTTGGTGGTTTTAACCTCTGCTGCCTCAAGTGCGAATTCTGGAATCTATTCAACTGCTCGAATGCTTTATGGGTTGGCGCTGGCTAAACAAGCACCAAAAGCTTTTGGGCGATTAAACCAGCAAAATGTACCTGCACTTTCGCTAATTTTAACCGGAACTATGCTCTTAGCATCGATTCCAATGTTGTACTTTTCTGATTCTTTGATCAGTGCTTTCACAATTGTGACAGCTTTATCCAGTGTTCTTTTCATTGCGGTATGGACAGCGATTATGGCAAGTTATCTTCGCTATCGCCGATTGCGACCGCACTTGCATCAACAGTCAACCTTCAAGATGCCAGGTGGGATTGTTATGTCATGGCTCTGCCTAGGCTTCTTTGTCTTTATCTTATGGGCCTTAACTCAAGAAACTGACACCTTAATCGCCCTCGCCATCTCTCCAATTTGGTTCGGGCTACTAGCTCTTGCCTGGGCAGTTAGAAGCAAACTTGCCGATACTACACCTGCCCAAGTGGGTAGCTAA
- a CDS encoding iron chaperone — protein MSAYDQWLAEVPSELKRQKLTEILQWIQRSYPDLTVEIKWKQPMFIDPEGHFIIAFSYSKPNILVAPEGYLIEQFSEKIIAAGYSHGKKLMRIGDNQAVDYDLLSDFIETNLKVRKGTVGFWHKS, from the coding sequence ATGTCTGCTTATGACCAATGGCTTGCTGAGGTTCCGTCTGAACTAAAGCGGCAAAAATTGACTGAAATTCTGCAATGGATACAACGTTCGTATCCTGACTTGACAGTTGAAATCAAGTGGAAGCAGCCCATGTTCATCGATCCAGAAGGGCATTTTATTATTGCTTTTTCATACTCGAAACCGAATATCTTGGTTGCTCCAGAAGGGTATTTGATCGAGCAGTTCAGCGAAAAAATAATAGCTGCTGGATATAGCCATGGAAAGAAGCTAATGCGAATTGGTGACAATCAAGCCGTGGACTATGACCTTCTGTCGGACTTTATCGAAACTAATCTTAAGGTACGAAAAGGGACTGTCGGGTTCTGGCATAAATCCTAA
- a CDS encoding NADPH-dependent FMN reductase, translated as MAKIAIVLGSVREGRFGEQVANWVLEKAVAAMPETTFTLVDVQEFDLPIFNGTISPAMLHRQYPDPRISRWSKVMDEADGYIFVTTEYNHSIPGAFKNAIDHLSPELNQKAIAFVGYSWDGAIRAIEHWRSISAQFNLYDIRAQLALTFPVDSTEGDFTPHPRREKELATLLNQLVPAAKALKTLRA; from the coding sequence TTGGCAAAAATTGCGATAGTTTTGGGTTCAGTGCGCGAAGGCCGCTTTGGAGAACAAGTTGCTAACTGGGTTTTAGAAAAAGCCGTCGCTGCAATGCCTGAGACAACTTTTACTCTAGTCGACGTACAGGAATTTGATCTCCCTATTTTTAACGGCACGATTTCGCCAGCGATGTTACATCGTCAGTATCCTGATCCTCGCATTAGCCGATGGTCCAAAGTAATGGACGAAGCCGACGGCTACATATTCGTGACAACCGAATACAATCATTCGATTCCTGGCGCCTTTAAGAACGCTATCGACCATCTATCACCTGAACTCAACCAAAAAGCGATCGCTTTTGTCGGCTACTCTTGGGATGGAGCGATTAGAGCAATTGAGCATTGGCGCAGTATTTCCGCCCAATTTAACCTCTATGATATTCGGGCGCAGTTGGCACTAACCTTCCCAGTCGATTCAACCGAGGGAGATTTTACCCCCCACCCAAGGCGTGAAAAAGAACTAGCAACACTTCTTAATCAGCTCGTTCCTGCAGCGAAGGCGTTAAAAACGCTTCGCGCTTAG